Proteins from a single region of Gossypium arboreum isolate Shixiya-1 chromosome 1, ASM2569848v2, whole genome shotgun sequence:
- the LOC108481735 gene encoding uncharacterized protein LOC108481735 encodes MDMVRREKPLVDKIRKQRVKEFRAIIDDDLERGEFWLENTIRVFDELSCTPEKCVKCEVSLLRYSAFQWWNTLLSVVSREKITWEFFQKKFQKKYISQRLSKYARECISTEPIMCKRFEDGLNENIRLSVGIQELREFVVMVERAWKAEELVKEKRKEDNKS; translated from the exons ATGGATATGGTTAGAAGGGAGAAACCCCTAGTAGATAAAATACGAAAGCAAAGGGTTAAGGAATTTCGGGCTATTATTGATGATGACCTAGAAAGAGGagagttctggttggaaaataccattagggtatttgatgagctatcgtgcACGCCTGAGAAGTGTGTGAAGTGTGAAGTGTCACTACTACGATACTCAGCCttccaatggtggaatactctcttGTCCGTTGTATCGAGGGAGAagataacttgggaattcttccagaaaAAGTTCcagaagaagtacattagccagag GCTCAGCAAATATGCGCGGGAATGCATATCTACAGAGCccatcatgtgtaagaggtttgaagatggtctgaatgAAAACATTCGTTTATCAGTTGGTATCCAAGAGTTGAGGGAGTTTGTGGTAATGGTTGAAAGAGCTTGGAAGGCCGAGGAGTTGgtcaaagagaagagaaaagaagatAACAAGTCTTGA